GGCTAGAATCTGGGGAGAGATTATCGTGCAGTAACTCCCATCTCTCTTCTCTAGGCCAAGACTTAAGTTTGCCTCCAATATGGAAGACATGGACTGGGAGGCTTATGGCTTGGAAGATCTCTTTGGTGAAAATTACAGTTACAGCACAGAACTCCCCTTCATTCCAGAAGGCTCTGCCCCATGCAGGCCAGAATCTCTGGAAATCAACAAGTATGCAGTGGTGGTCATCTACGCCCTGGTCTTCGTGCTGAGCCTGCTGGGAAACTCCCTAGTGATACTGGTTGTCCTATACAGTCGGCTCAGCCAGTCTGTCACCGACGTCTACCTGCTGAACTTGGCCATAGCCGACCTGCTCTTCGCCCTGACCTTGCCTATCTGGGCTGCCTCCAAGGCGAAAGGCTGGATCTTTGGCACACCCCTGTGCAAGGTGGTCTCGCTCCTGAAGGAAGTCAACTTCTACAGTGGTATCCTACTTCTGGCCTGCATCAGCATGGACCGCTACCTGGCCATCGTCCATGCCACACGCACGCTGACCCAGAAGCGGCACTGGGTCAAGTTCATATGCTTAGGCATCTGGGCGCTGTCCCTGATCCTGTCCCTGCCCATCTTCGTCTTCCGCAGGGCCATCAATCCCCCCTACTCCAGCCCGGTCTGCTACGAGGACATGGGCGCCAATACCACAAGACTGCGGATAGTGATGCGGGCCCTGCCCCAGACCTTCGGCTTCCTCGCGCCCTTGGCGGTCATGCTGTTCTGCTATGGACTCACCCTGCGTACGCTGTTCCAGGCCCACATGGGGCAGAAGCACCGGGCCATGCGGGTCATCTTTGCCGTCGTGCTCGTCTTCCTGCTCTGCTGGCTGCCCTACAACCTGGTCCTGGTCGCAGACACCCTCATGAGGCTCCGGGTGATCGAGGAGACGTGTGAGCGCCGCAACGACATCGGCCGGGCCCTGGATGCCACCGAGATTCTGGGCTTCCTCCACAGCTGCCTCAATCCCTTCATCTACGCCTTCATCGGCCAGAAGTTTCGCCACGGACTCCTCAAGATCATGGCCTTCCACGGGCTCATCAGCAAGGAGTATTTGTCCAAGGACGGCAGGCCTTCCTTTGTTGGCTCTTCTTCAGCAAACACTTCTACCACCTTCTGAGCCCCTGGGCCCTGCTGGAGCGCCTCGGAGCACCTCCCTCACCGTCAGCATCCCATCCCGAGCCTCATGTCCACTGGTTGTTTCCAGTCTGTGTGTCAAGGCAGCTCCCGGTTGTGGTTACAGGAAACTACTGGGGCCACGTCCTTTTCAGGCCCATTGGAGGGTTTAGAAAGCCTGCCCTCGTTCCCCACGCCTCCCTATACTTACTATGCCAGCTGCTAGAGCTCAGTCCATCCTAGCACTGAGCCCACAGCACTCTGTTCTCTGGGGCAGTTAAAGACATTCGAAAGGCATCCTTTCAGGTGACGACAGAAAGTTCCTACCACGGGGAGCCGTTAGTGGCAAACAGCAGTCATTGCTTTCCCAACTCTCCCTTTCTTGCTTGTTGGCAAAGCCCACCTCCCTTGAGGGAGGCCGAGGACAGACACTCACTTTCCAAGACTCCCTTAGCTAGGAGCGGCCCCGTCATCCACGTCTGACTAGTAAGGTTTCAGGGCAATAGTGTGCTGGTGAACCACTCTCCTGGGGGAAAGAAGTCCAGGTTTGTAGCATTTACCAAGTTACCTGGGGCAAATGCTCCCGCCACAATGATGTCAAAGGTTTTCATGTGTTTAGCAACTAGCTCACAAAAATTTAGGAAATGTAATGGGCTGCTTTCACAAGCGGGTACAAACTGGCTTCAGGACACCGTTGCTTAAGAGGAAGTCTGCTGGGTCCAGGGACTCCTGGGAAGTATTCCTGATttaaaaagatagagagagagacacacccacacccacatatCCTTGGTTCTTGCCTTTGACTATGGTTGTGGGATATGATGTGACAAAGAGGCAAAAATTGTGCTCAACACACTTAGGCAGATTGAGTGGATGAGAACAAAGAGCCCAGAAGGAGACCCAAGCATAAATGGtcaatgattttcaacaagggttaccaagaatattcaatgggagAAAGGATAGTTATTCAACACATGGTGCTGGGCAAACCAGTTATCCACATGCACAGGAACGAACTTGGTCCCTTtcctcataccatatacaaaagttaactcaaaatggatcaaaaccTACACAGGAGAGCTTCAACTACTAAATGTTTAGTAGAAACGTAGAAGAAAAGTTTTataacattggatttggcaatgattccttgaatatgacaccaaaagcacaggcgagaaatgaataaatagataactGGATTTCCCCAATATTAAAAACTCTGCATATCCAAGGACACGATCAAGAGAGTAGAAAGGAAAATCataggatgggagaaaatatttttcaatcaaATTTTATGCAGTTTACTCTCCATGATACACAAATAATTCTTACAATTCAAcagcaatgacaacaacaacaaagacagaTAATAGCAAGTGTCAGCAACGATATGGAAAAACTGGTGGGACCCTTGTGCACCGTTGGTGGAaaagtaaaatggtgcagctgccaTGGAAAACAGCACCTCGAAAGATGAAacagaattactgtatgatctaGCACTTCCCTGTCTAAGTGTACACTGAAAGCAGTGAACTGAGAGCAGAGACTCAAACAGATGTTTGTACACTAATGTTCATGGCAGCACCATTCACAGTTGCCAAAAAGTGATAATCGCGCAATGTCAATCAGTGGATGATGGACAAAAAAATGTGGggtgtacatacaatggaatagggttcagccttaaaaatgaacGAGTCTCTGGGATATgctacaacagggatgaaccctgaaaacatgatatgaagtggaagaagccaggcaAAAATAGCGTATGATTCCACTTTTTCGAAGTACctacaatagtcaaactcatagggACAAGAAGTCCAACAGTGGTTATCAGGGCCAGGCAGAGGAGAAAATAGGAAGtagttgtttaatgggtacacaGTTCTGTTGGGGGTGATGAAAagtttctggagatggatagtggtgataGTGGTAGGACAGTGGGAATGTGCTTAATCCCACTAAACAGTACACTtaaaactggtaaaaaaaaaatggtcaattttatgttgtgtgtatcttactggaaaggaaaaaaaaacaacaactagtTCCCAAACGACAAATTTCAGCAATTGAACCATTTGTGGAACCATCTACCTGTAACTTCTTGTTCGAGTAGataattaaatgtctttttttctttgtacaaGCCACTTAGAGTGTATTTCATTACTTGTGATCAAAAGCATCTGAACTGCTACAGATAAGTCAGGCAAGGGTGGGCAGAGGTCCTGAACGTAGATTTATTTACAATAATTAAATCCCTTCTCTGCTTATTGGGTGCACAAGGAGAGACAAGGATTGAAATTGAGGGAGAACCCAGCCTTTCTACCTCCTTCACTCCCAGCCCAAATCTGTGGCCGCTGGACATGTGTCATGGAAGGAGATGTGTCCCAGGATCACAAAGTGTTTCTTGTGTCTTTGGGTGAAACCAGTCCTGAGTGCCAAGGGTCAGTGTGTTTTACGAAATCAGCAGGATTGGGGAGCAGGAAGCTAGACAGCTCTGCTGAGCTCAACCAGCCACCCCTACTTTGAGTctccactctcttctctctcccactcaaaacacactcacacacacacacacacacacacacacacacacacacacacacgcccgaCATGCAGGACCATCAAAAGCACACCTTGCAGAATAGGGACATGGTATCCAGGCAAAACTAAGGATCTGCCTTGGTTGGGCAGTATTTCCTGAAGACCTgccatcccagggctctgggacatGGCAGAGCCTTACCCTGGCAGAGCTCCCGTTCACAGGCCTCATCCCTTTGGGGGCTTTGGCAGGAGGGGTTTGGACTCGGAGCAGCCCCCTAAGGAAGTAGGACGGCAAGGGGAGTCCGACGGCACAGTCCCCAAACTTCACCAGGCTCTGATCCCCTTCCTGTTAACAATTCTCCAACCACTAAATCAAAGAGACAGCAGCTGTGGCTCTGACCAAAGACCTCTTCAGGGAGGCAGGAACAAACCTCTGAGCTGGGGTGCTCAAGGGACAGGTAACTACCAGTCCTGACTCATGAAAGTGCGAACAGGATTAATCCAGCCCCGATAATCCCTTGTCTTGAGCTCAttgtttgccaggcactgtgctaaactcAGGTTCAAGCTTGACTGAGCTGCTCTGGCCAAGCCTTCCAAACAGCTTCTGATTCAGCAGGCCAACGTGTGTTAACTGGAGGGAACACCCCAGTTGCCAGAGGGACTGGGGGTGTTCTGACCTGGCAGGGCTGATGGGCCAAATGGCTCCCTGAGATCACTGTCAGTGGGAGGAGGCCAGACCAAGTTTCGCTCTGGTTCTGGGGCTCTGCTCTTTGCTCCTCTAATAAGCACTAGAGGAAGCATGGTTCTTGAGGGAAATAAGGGGATAAAATAAGCCTAGGAGCTACACTTGTGTAAACTgttactatctctctctctctctctcttcctccctcccccccttcttCTCCCACATAAAGACAGTTTTGGCACAAAAAAACCTACCAACCAAGACATCACTGGGAGGAGGCAAATCCAAGGTCTGTCTTCGAGTTGTtgatttccttcttccctccgATGTTTCCAGGCCTAAGTCCCACTGTCAGGACCCAGCTCTGTTCTGCCTAGATCTGCCTGTTCAGTCTGAGCCTGCCCTTCTGGTTTCTGAGATACATCCCCCTACTTACATGAACACCCCCCATCTTTTCTCCGTTTCCCCAGTTTATGACATCTTCCTCGACGCAGTCCCTCCCCATTGCAGGAATGGGCTCCCTTTGCTCACGAAATCGGGTTAGCCTCCAGTGTCTCCTGGGTGACATAAAGACGTACCCCCCAGGAGGGGCATGTCACATTGACGTTCATCCCATGTTGACCGATGTGGAAAATGGCCACCCTGCCCTGGCAGAGCCAGAGGAGACCTAGAGCACCCTCCCAGGGCCAACCCTTACAATATGCAAGTGGGGAAACTAAGGCCTAAGCAAACAGCTCAATCAAGATCTCATGGCTGGGTAAGAGTAGAGCTGGAATAAAAATGCCTAGTGCGGTTCATATTTCCAGATATTTAGCTTTTCTAGTGGTGACCCCTCAGGCACCTTACaaatagagagaaaaatacaaaaatgaacttcCCAGAGTGTTCCACTCATATGGGTAGGGCTGGTCCACTTCTTCAGAGCCTACACTCATCTGATAGCGTCAAGAGGCAACTGAGGCTTGGGGCCCAGGTTGGGAGCAGGCTCAGATGGGGTTACCCTATTCTGAGCTGGTAGGTAAGATGGTTAAAGAGACCGTCggatggggttcctgggtggctcagtcagttgagcatccgactccggatttcagctcaagtcatgctcTTGGGGAcgtggcatcgagccccacaacaggctccacGCTCTCCCTCTCGCTtctacccacccctccccaccaccactcacacacccacacatgtgggcactctctctctaaaagaaaagagacagtTGGAGCCCAACACAAAATTCAGAGCCAGATAAAACAAGCCTCTGTTGAGGACACGTGCTCTATCATCCAGGGCTCCATTGGAAAGCAGGACCACTCGGGGGAGAGATTAGTTATCAGGATTTGACTGCACGCAATTGTGGGAGCTGGCCAAATGGTCTAGGTTGGGCTGTTATCTTTGTTTCTGGTGCTAGGACCTGAAAATGGCAGGACAGAGAGAGCCAAGAAGGAAAGATCCCATGAAGCAGACAACAGGGAGGGTGAGCTGGGACCTGCCAGGACAGACTGAAACCTGTGCCAGTCTCTTGTGGACTACAAGTTCAACATGCAGACGGCCTGCGAGAGATGCTGACACCTGCATCATGAAGGTCAGAAGACGCGTGGCTCAGGTTAAGGAGCGCAGAGACCAGCATCTGGTGCTTGGTACTGACTTTCCAgagcataaaaaagaatgcagccTCTGCTCCCCTTTCCACCTTCCAAAGCTCACACAACAGTCTCTTCTGGTCGATGTTAACACGAAAGTAGGTGAGAAAGGGAGGGAATTTGACGAAACATGATTCCAGCTTAAGTGAATTGACTCATTGCAAATCTTTCATGCAAACTTTAGGTGCAGACTCTAAAGAGAAAGAATGATCACCACCAGTGTTTGGATAATGTTTACATAAACTTTCAGTCTATCAGGGAGGAATGCTTTGGGGCTTTTGATAGTACCAGGAATATTCTTTCTTTACCTAGATTTTGGATACCTGGGATTCATTGCATTATTATTCTTACAGCTGTAGTCATTAGTTTTCTACAATCTGTGGTTTGTGTCCTATTCACCATAAAAATGcttttgattattaaaataaaggagaaaatatgaagaaagttATCAGAAGAACAAAGGGACAACTCTGGTCATTTGGAGGGgccacagcagggagcccagtggaaACTACTACATCCTATAGTTTTGGGGTCAGAACCCACCATATTATTATTAGACCATATTACCACCCAAACTTGTAGCAGAGTAAATAGATACAACCATGAAAGTAGGCAATTTGATCAGATCTATTCTAGCGCACATACCTTCTGATTCAGGAAATATCCTTCTAGAAATCTACCCTATAGAAATACCCGCATAGGGAGACAAACGTCAATACAGAATATTCATCACAGCCTCATTTCTAAACTCAAAGCttagaaacaacctgaatgttcAACAACGGGGAAAGAGTCCAATAAACTGTGAAGGTGCATCCAGGCCACGGAATACATTGGACGCCGTGATTTAAACACAAGGCAAAAACGTGGTGCTAAGTGGAAAAAGCCAGAACAGaagatcacatattgtatgattccactgatataaaatgtctaaaaaaggCAAATCTACGGAGACAAAGAGCTGGGGTGTGGTAGTGTtggggagaggagctgggaaTGATTGCAGACGGGCACCAGACCTCTTTCAGGGGTAATGGAAATATTCTACATCTGGATTGTGGTAATagttgtacaactctgtgaaaCTGCTAAAAAGTCGTGGTACGGTGTGCTTAAAGCAGGTGAATTTTATAGTAGGTAAATTGTagtcaataaagctgtttaaaaaatccttatggagggcacatattgcatggaacactgggtatggtacataaacaatgagttctggtacactgaaaacatttttaaaaataaaaaaaatccttaaaaaataatgaggtaGTGATATGACAGGACATGGAAAGATCTTGAAGAAAAAATGCTGGATGAAAAAGGAAAGTAGAACAGTGGGTGTAGTAAATGGCTTATCCATGTGTGTAGAAACAcattatatgtatgtttgtaaatGTTCAGAAAAACATCTGGAAGAAGATACACGAATTTGCTGAAAGGAGTTAAAGTTAAAGAGAAGTGGAGGGTGGGCTGATACGCACGATTAATGCCTACAGTTTTGCATTGTTTCAGTGAATTTGATTGGGGCAGGATTTTCTAAAAAGTGCAGGAACCCAAGCCTGACTGTCCATGCAGGGGTAGGGCATGCCAGGCAGCGAGCATACCGCTCTCCTTACAGACAAAGGGGCTAGGCTTTGTGGATTTGTTTCTAggcttttattctttctcagtgaacagtcttttttttttttttaacttcatttctgGTAAAGTTGCTTTTGCAAAACGTCACCTTAGTCTCAAATGAGTTAAGCACCGAGGGGCCAGACAAGAACTAGAGGGCACTAAAGGCCATGAAGCCGTGTTTCTAAAAATATGCCATGTTTAGAATGGGCCCCTTGCTTCAAAGGTAGCTTTACGGACAACCCCTGAATGGGTCGAACCCCTGAATCCTGGCAGAACCAGATGGCTGACCGGAGCTGGGCCAGGAGAGAGCATTTCACCAGACTCGTGAGAGTTTAATAAAGAGTGGAAAGAATTTGGGGAAAGGAGTGACCAGTGGTGCAGTAGCCCAAGGTCAGAAAGAGCTGGGAGCTGTTGCTGCCATTAGGCCTGAGAGGTGAGGCAAGGGAGCCAttctgggagcccagggaggaagcTGTGTGATAAGGGCTCCCTGCCGGGATCCAATCCCAGCAACTagcagggacagagctgggggaaTAAATGCCCTTTTGAAGCTTCTGCCCATCCATCTCCTGCAAGGGTTCCCATTGGCTGGACTCAGAATCCAGAGGACAGGGGAATCCATTGAGGTAGTCCGTATTGCTCAGGTTCCCAGGGCATAGAGCAGGATAAGAAAGGTGGAGAGTGGACCTAGAGCACAGTTGGAAGTTATCCAGCTCACCATCCCAGCTTAAGGTGAACGTAAGGGTGAGGGTCCCATTGCTGCTGAATCAGAGTACCTGAGAGTGGGTCCCGGGAATCTGGAGTCCCTGATGAGTCTGATAAAGACTCAAGTTTAAAACCCACTCACCCAGAAGAAATGCAGCCCCCTTTTCACCATTCCACCTGCCCAAAGTGGAACAGacgtggggatggggagaggatgtggggaggaACGGAGATCCCATCCCAATtcaaggcccctcccccagcagcttcAGAGACATTCACAGGTCACCTTCCCGGAGAAGACAGACACACAACTGATTTCTCAACAGAGCCTTGCAAAGTCTGATGTCAGACATGTTCCCCTAACCGAAAGCATCAGGTTCAGCTTCCTATCAAAGCCGGCTCTGTGCCAAACCAACTCAGAGATGGGGTCAAACTCTCGAGTTCCATGAGGTGACCTGTCCCATGTTCTCAAATCCACTATGGTAATAAGAGCAGCTAGCATTTCTAGAGGACTTCCTTGAATGGCCAGCATTATGCTAAGGGATTGACTACACTAGACCACACAGCTGCCTACGGCATTTTGGACAATTCTGCTGCCCCATAAGTATATACTTGAGTTTAACTCAATGGCCAAAATGCAGAGCATGACTCCCAGAGAGCTTCTGAAAGGCTGAGTCTCAATGTCATAGTAGCTCCCAGGAACCAGGGTCAGGGTTGCACAAAAACCCTGTGTTTATGGGAAGACCCTCCTAACTCAGCTTAGGACATATACATATAAGTATGTTATTCACACCATACTCTATGCAAATGGCACCCCTTAGGCCAAGTAGTGTCCAATCTACCCATCTGCGAGTGGGGGTCCTGAACTGCCCTACCTAGATCTAGACTGTCTGGGTGGAAGGGAGCTCAACATAGCCCCTTCTAGACCAAACTCCCCTTTTGACAGGTGAGTGACTCAAGACCAAGAGCAGGTGGATACTCGTCAAAGGTTTTGAACTACAAGTGACAGAAGCAATGCTGGACTCTGGTCTCCAGGTCCCTCATCCTTTGCCGTCTTCACTCTTATCAGGAAGCCTCCTGCCAAGTTGCTGAGGAACCTAATTTCCATAGGACTGACAGCAAGATCCACGAGAACATGCTCCTGACCTTTTTCTTCTAGTACCTATAGGTAAAGATCCAAGGGGAAGGAAAACCCAAAACTGAAGACTTAGAAGGCAGTCCTAAACttacttcttcatttatttgcatCCGTCATGAGAGGCATTTGGAGCTGGTTTAGATGGTAGATTTAACTATTTCTGGATCTGGCCCCAGGGCCTATCACCTATAAGTAAGTAGGTTTAGCTTAGGTAGTAAACCCTAGGACCACATCCCTACATGCACATCCCAACTCTAGTTAAactcctgtgcctcagtttcctcctctgtaaaatggactaGTTAAAGAACCAGCCTCATAAGGTAGTGTTAAGGATTAGATTAGTTAGTGAACACATATAAATCATGAAGCttagcaaatgagcaaagggagaaaacaagagatagagggagacaaaccaaggaacagattCCTAAttccagagaacaaactgatggttaccagaggggaggggcgtggggcGGATGAGTGAAACAGGTGACGGGGGTTAAGGAGTGCACCCATCATGAT
Above is a genomic segment from Lutra lutra chromosome 3, mLutLut1.2, whole genome shotgun sequence containing:
- the CXCR2 gene encoding C-X-C chemokine receptor type 2, coding for MEDMDWEAYGLEDLFGENYSYSTELPFIPEGSAPCRPESLEINKYAVVVIYALVFVLSLLGNSLVILVVLYSRLSQSVTDVYLLNLAIADLLFALTLPIWAASKAKGWIFGTPLCKVVSLLKEVNFYSGILLLACISMDRYLAIVHATRTLTQKRHWVKFICLGIWALSLILSLPIFVFRRAINPPYSSPVCYEDMGANTTRLRIVMRALPQTFGFLAPLAVMLFCYGLTLRTLFQAHMGQKHRAMRVIFAVVLVFLLCWLPYNLVLVADTLMRLRVIEETCERRNDIGRALDATEILGFLHSCLNPFIYAFIGQKFRHGLLKIMAFHGLISKEYLSKDGRPSFVGSSSANTSTTF